GTCTGGGACCCTCCCAATGGCCGAGTCTCGCTGAGGTACAGACTCTACCTGAGGAGGAAGCCACACCCTGGCCAGGTCCTGGGTGAGAGGGGCTGGTGCCAAGCCTCGATGGTGGAGTGGGATTTAGGGAGAATCGGGAGTCCGTTCCAGAGCAGAGCCAACCAGAAGCGAGTCAGAGGACGAGCAGGACATTCCGAGCTTTCAGGTGACCAGGCAGTCACTCTCTCCTGTAGCCTGACTTGGTGGCTTTGAATCGGAACCATCTATGAACGGCTCCAGTTGCTCAGAGCTCCACAGAGGGCCCTCAGAAGGTTCAAGGAGTGACTTGTCAAGACTACAAAgggccctaggcagtttggctcagtggacagagcattggcctgcaggctgaagggtcccaggttcgattccagtcaagggcacatgtccgggttccagctcgatccccagtagcgggggggcgtgcaggaggcagctgatcaatgattctctctcatcattgatgttcctctccctctccctctctctcttcctctccgaaataaaaataaaaaagacatttaaaaaagacttaTTGTTTGAAAAAAAGATTACAAAGGAATTAAAACTAAAACCATTAAAACTAAAACCATCTGTTCACGAGTTTTGGGTTGTTTCCTACAACAAACCACTGTACTTGTATCCCGTGCCAAAATGCGCCGTGGTTTCTAAGTtgcattattttctgtttcccttcctctttttttaaaatatatttttattaatttcagggaggaaggaagagagagagagagatagaaacatcaatgatgagaaagaatcatggatcggctgcctcctgcatgctccccactggggattgagcctgcaacccgggcatgtgcccttgaccagaatcgaatctatgacccttgagtctgcaggtcgacgctctatccactgagccaaactgtctggGGCTGTTTCCCTTCCTCTTGACGCCTTGCAGGAGATGTCTGCTTCAACTTCATGTATTTGAAAGGCAGGACATTTAGGATGGCCAAAAGCCAATGTTCTATCTTATTATCTTAGTTTTCACTGAAGAGGGAAGGCATCTGTTAAGTACAGGAGGCCCTGGCAATGTAACCATCCCTCCATTCTAAAGATTAATTTGGGAATTTGTAAGCCTCAGTAATTGATCGCATGTCCTTTGGGAATAATACATATATTATGTATTTACAACCATACTTAAAACTTTTAGCATTTCCATCTATGACAAAATACAAAACTAAATAACTCATGTGAATTTCAACCCAGTTGAAACAATGTGTGTCTGCAGAATGTCTTGGTCCTTTCTGTTGTATTTGAGCTGTAAAGCTGAAGTTCAAGGCTGAAGCTCTTTCAGTGATAAGGTTTTTAAACCTCagttttccctcccccttcctcccaaatTTAAAGGAAGCCATACCATTGTCACCCTGCCTGATAACTACAAATAAATACATGCTCTTGGCTCCTCTTTTAGAATTTACCATCAAAATCATCGAATGTTCATGGATCAAGGTTGCAGATACTTATAAATAGACCATAGTAGTTAACAAAGCATTTTGAAAGATCATTGGATGGGGCGATTTTAGACACAATACTTTGCaatacagataaaaatatttgtctatggctgggccggtgtggctcagtgcttgaatgtcaacccacaaaccaggaggtcagggtttgatgcctggtcaggacacgagccggggttgcaggctcgatccccagtaggggccgtgcaggaggcagccgatccatgattcgctctcatcattgatatttctctccctcccacttcctctctcagaaatcaataaaaatacatttttaaaaaaatttgtctaCAGCAGCCCGGGCTACTATAATAAAGTACCATAAACTGGgtgggtggcttacacaacaaacatttatttctcacagttctggagggtgGACGTCCAAGGTCAAAGTGCCCGGATGGTCTGGCTCTGGGAGGACCCTCTTCTGGGTGCAGGCTGTTGACTTGTCTTTGAATCCGCACGTGGTGGAAAGGCAGCAAGCTAGTTCTCTGGCTTCTTCCCATCAAGGCACTAATGGGGTCACGAAGACTCCACTTTCAGGGCCttatcacctcccaaaggcccccccTCCTAACACCATCCCATTGAGGGTTAGGATTGCAACCTatgaaggggggggggagcaaaCAAAAAGTCCATACGATATCTAAGCAGGTAAATGATTATCAAAGGTAAAGAGCATCAGCCGGTATGAAAACAGACCACTTTGCTTCCATGTGTTAACAGACCGTGCCCACCGATGGGAAAGCTGTTTCTCACCATTCCCTCATGGAACCCAGCCACAGGCCCAAGGGAAAAGAGCTGCTAGTGGCTTTTTCACAGGCAGCCAATACTCTGCACAGAAGGGGGCGCTAGATGACATTGAAGTAATTAGTTGAGGAGTTACGGTTTTTACTTCACTATTTAACTCTGGTACATTCCGTGTCATGTAGACAGATCccgggttgttgttgttgttgttgttgttgttgttgttgttgtgtgtgtgtgtgtgtttatgtcctATTTATATACATGCCAGTACTTCCTAAAAGTGGAAGTGTAGTTCTTAATTTCAGGATTGCGTGTGTACTTAATAACCACAAGTACAGGAGAATCAGGGCCCCATCTCCTCTACTTGCCACCCTTCTCCCAATGGGATTTCatccaggagcagaagggagagaatcAAATGccagtggaggcacagagagatgagAAAGATGATTCATTGCATTACATAAATCCCAGTTTCCAATTCCTTTGTCATGTATTGGTGATGCCTTTCGGATGTTGGCAATCCCAAGTGTTGGAGGTTTAAAACCACTCCTGGTGAGACATCTTTGAGAAAGTCTGGGCAGCCAAGCCTCTCCTTCATAAGTTAGGCAGTCACATTTTTGCAGAGtagagccagtgatggcgaaccttttgagctcagcgtgccagcattttgaaaaaccctaacttaactctggtgccgtgtcacatatagaaattttttgatctttgcaaccatagtaaaacaaagacttatatttttgatatttattttatatatttacatgccatttaacaaagaaaaatcaaccaaaaaaatgagttcgcgtgtcacctctgacacgcgtgtcataggtttgcatCACTAAGCTAGACTGTCTCCTTGAACACCCGGCTATAGGTCACATGATTATCTGTGGCCAGGGCATTCTTCAGGCACTGCCAGAAGTACGGGTGAGCCTGTGGGTTTGTTGGCCACTCAAGGACAGAGCTCCCACAGAGCCTCTTCCGGAGCTGGAGGAACTTGGACTTCTGAAGGGGTTTCTCAAGGAAAATCAAGATAATCACATCCACTTTTTCATCTATGAGCCTCTGATGGGACAAGTAGAAGGCTATCTTAAAATTCTCAGTCTTTGCATACTTGTCTGTCATCACGAACACCGTCTTTTTGCTAAGCTGTATGCTCTGGGTCAGGTTTTCCAGAACTGGCTGCCCGGGCAACCAGTCCCTTTCCTCGAGACATAAATTGAAATGCTTCTCTTTCGGATCTTCCAATCTGGCTACCAGCTCATCCAAAACCCACTCCGTCACTGCTGGGTCTTTAGTGTCATATACAATAAAAGCATCATAGCAAGAGTCTGGGGATATCAGGCGCTGATACCCCTTTATTTTGGCCTTACAGAAATGGTAACTATACCACACGTCCCAGAAATAGAGGTGGCTCGCTGTCATCACCACCATGAGAAAGAGAGCGGCCGAGATGGAGAGCGAGAACAGAACCAGGTTGGTGAGATCTAACTCACAGGTATACAGATCCAGAGAGACCACACTTTGGCCCTTGTGTGCTCCTGGCCCCACACAAGTCACATCGGTGGCTAGGTGAGGAATAGTCACCTCGGTATGGTTAATCCACCAGACAAACCACACAGCATCACAGGTGCACAAGAAGCGATTGTGATGCAAAAGCAACATCTCCAGTTTATTGAGGACGTTTTCTGGAAAGCTAGTCTTTTGGATGATCTGTATTTTATTGGAGCTGAGGTCAAGATAGCGCAACTGGAAAGCATCTTGGAGAAAAGACTTGGTCAGATACCTGATGAGATTATTGTGAAGAATTAGTTTCTGGATGCTGCTCGAACAGTTGGATAATCTCTGAGGGACCGTCTTCAGCAGGTTGTAGCTGAGGTCCAAAGTTTCTAGATTCTTCAGATACTGGAGTTTCCCCCAATTGAAAGACTTGAGCCCATTTTTGACCAAAAGGAGAGTCTTTAGCTGTGGAGGCATACCATCAAAAACTCCAGGAGGCAAGAAACTCAGGGAATTTGCAGAGATATCCAATTCCTCCAAGTTGACCAGATTCTTGAAGAAATTTAAGTATCTGTCATCACCATCTCTCCATAAAATATCCAAATGATTTCCTCTGAATTCCAGAGTTCTCAGGGATTCGCTCTCCATGGTCCTGCTGGTGGAGGTAGAGATGGCATTGTCATTCATCATCAGTTTCTTGAGAAACTTGAGGTTCTTGGTAAAGTTTAGCATGTGAGTAAGTCCTTCTGATTGAAAATAATGGCTGTTACTACTTATATCTAGAACTTCCAGGCTGTGCAACCCATCAAAGGCTGTTGAGTAGAGTAAGTCAAGCCGGTTGTTAGAGAAGTCCAAATATTGCAGCTGCACTAAAGGCTGAAATTCACTCCCATTAAGAGTTTGGCTGATGCTATTTCCTGACAAGTTTAGGCATTTGAGGAAAGAAAGATGCTGAAAGTCAGAGGACCTGAtgaaaaatatgctatttttacTTAGGTCCAATGCCTGCCCATATTTGTAACACTCGTCATTAAAACTCAAGAAAGGAGGTTCTTTGTTTTTGTATCTGCAACTCCTTGCATCTTCATCATATTTGAAATAATGTAATTCTTCAAAGAGCCGGGGCTCATGAAGTCCTACAGAAGTTCTAGTGTTAGAGCAGAAGCCAACTTCACTTGCATCTCCTGAAGGTGATATTTTATTCACGGAAAGGTCTATCCTTTTCAATGTTTGAAATTGTTCGAATATGCTGAGGTTAGCAATTTTGATAAAATTGGTGCCCAGATCAAGAACTTCAAGATTGGTGAGATTGTGTATTGGGGAGAGATCAACGAATTTCAGCTCCTTAAAGATGTAGCCTCTGATGTGCAAAACTTTGAGGTTTTTCAGGGAAGAAAACGCATCTGACAGTTTCATATACTCATGATAGACCTGAAGTTCAAAATTGAAAGACAGATCCAACTGGACAAGGTTGGGAAGAAAATGCAAAAATTTGGCATCCCCGATTTCTCTGGCCAAGTAGTTTTGGGAAAGATCTAGTTCCTTAAGTTTGTTGAGGTTTTTAAACCATCTTTGGGGCACAGTCTGAAGAGAGTTACTGTGGAGACGTAAAACTTGTAATTCTGTCAACCCATCAAAAGCATTTGGATGGATCTGGAGGGGAGAATTGTTTGCACAGGGTGTGCAAGGAAATGGGACGTTATAACAGCGCGGGCAGTTCCCACTTAGGTCAAGAAGTTGCAGTTGATTGAGGTTCTTAAAATCATCTTCTTGGATTTGTGTAATGATGTTGTTGTGAAGATAGAGTTTTGTTAGAGCAGATGGCAACACTGCGGGAACAGCCGTAACATTGTTATCTTTTAGGGAGAGCAGTTTTAAATTGAGCAGTTTTTGGAAAGCATCTCTTTCGATGAAAAACGAAACGTTACAAGGATTGCGATAATAACAGTTTTGGCCCAGGTAGAGTTCTTCTATGTTGGCCAGTTCCGTTAGATTGCTCTTGTGGATGGAAAAGATGTTGTTGGCTTCGAGGCTCAGCAGCTGTAAGCTGGAGGGAAGACCCAGGGGTATTTCTAAAAGCTGGTTTCCGTCCAGGTAAAGGGATTTTAGATACGCGAGTCCACTAAAGCTCCCGGGGTGAACCTGTAGTTTCCTGGTGCAAATGTTGTCTTTCGGCCCCAGTCGAATGGGTACGCAGTTGCATCTGAAATCGATCTCTATCAGCTGGTCCAGCCGTTGGAAGGAGGCGGGAGAGATGTCTGGTATGTGATTGATGGTGAGGGTGAGGTTGGTGGTGTTGGTGGGAATGCCTTCAGGAATTCCCGTCAGATGCTTGTCCGTGCAGTCCACAATCACTTGGGCATTTGGAGTATCCACACTGACATCACAGGGCAGAGTTTTAGGAAACCATCTGGCCCCAAGCTTGGAAATGAGGATCATGTTAAAAAGGATAAGAAATTGTCTCTTCCAAGTCCGCAATGGAAACACCTGAAAGTTGAAGAAAGAACAGATCACCATTCTACAATAGAACAGAATCAGAACTGAACATTCCTGTTTgctgtctctctttttaaaatcaacaacTCAGCTCTGGCCAGGGTTACCAGTTGGTTAGGCGTcgccccatacaccaaagggttacaggtttgattcccagttagggcacaggcctgggctgcaggctccatctccagtcgGGATCGTggaggaggcaacccatcaatgttcctctccctctcccttcctctttctctaaaaatcaataaactattctttcaagaaataataaaataagcaaCTCAGGTATTTTCTCAACTGTCTAAACAGCACCCCCACCCATGATTGTATTTGTCAGTCACTGAGATTCATCATAATTCCGCTACATATTTAGCTTTTAGCATCTTAGCTTTCAGTGACATCGCTTTTCAGGTGCTAGAAGCGGCATTTTCCTGTTCACCGTTATCTAAGTGCTACAATGGAAGAGAAATCAATTAGCTGCCAAAGTGTGAAACTTGGGGGTGAAGGaatgttaaaatgcaaatacatCCGGGAAGAAAAAACATTAAGACTTTAGTGTGGCCCTGGctaagtagctcagttggttagagcatcatcccgatacaccaaggctgtgggttcaatcccaggtcagggcacggacaagaatcaaccaatgaatgcgtaaaaaataagtagaacaacaaatcaatgtttctctctctctctctctctctctctctctctctctctctctctctctccctctttcattcctctgtctctaaaatcaataaattctttaaaaagactcTAGTACAATTAATGTTTGCTTGCTAAGTTTGCTCTGGTACACATTACAAGAATCTTTCACAATATTTGAACCACTGGCTTTCCTCTTggattaaaaacaatgtttttaatcgTCACctaagggtatgtttttattgatttttagaggtagaggtagagagatagagagggaatggggagagaaaaacattgatgtgagagaaacatcgattggttgcttcccatacacgccccaactggggatccaacacacaacctaggtatgtgccctgactgggaatcaaacccacaaccctttggtgtatgggacgacactccaaccaactgagtcccctggccagggctcctcttGGATGTTTTTTACAAATCATCACCAAGGTGATTCTGGAATGAACATTTTCACATTGagtttatattatataaatttgGAAAGGAGTAGAGAGTCAGGCATTGCCTAGGTGGCCCCTAACGGATGGAACAGGATAGATACTGAGGCGAGTGAAGGCAGGAAAATTGGGACATCTGGGAACCTACCCTTAATGAAGTTTCTTGGGCATTCGGGTTTAACACAAGAGACACTTGGACCCTGGGGAGAAAGACCTTAAAAGGGAATATGGAAGCACTGAAGAACTTTGCTAATCACCCTATCACCTTGAAGCtgccctgcctttttttttttttaatatatattttattgattctttacagagaggaagggagagggatagagagttagaaacatcgatcagctgcctcctgcacactccctactggggttgtacccgcaaccaaggtacacgcccccgaccagaatcgaacctgggacccttgagtccacaggctgacgctctatccactgaaccaaaccggttagggcaaagctGCCCTGCCTTTGAGGGTGGTTGAACCAAGGACTTGCTCTCAAGTTTCATCATTTCTATCAATACTTCCCTCCAGACAACTAGATTGCAGATGGGCCTGTCTCTCTGATTCCCCTTCTCCTCTACAATCCACTCATCAAATGGCATCAGAGCATTTTTTTTGTAAACATGAATCAGATCAAGTACAATGGCTTCCTATTACACGTTGAATGAAATTCAAAGTCTTCACCATGGCTTAGATCATGAATGTCCTGACTCCAGCCCACCTCTCTGACCTTGAACCGTCTTTCCCCTTCTTCGATCACATGCCAGACATCTGGCCTGCTTTCTGTTCTGCATTTAAGCCAGTTGTgacacttgctgttccctcttcctgaaatgatcattttcttcctcttctcacaGCCAAgtcactgccatctttgaggtgATGGCTTCACTGACACATTATCAAAGAGGCTTTCTTTGGCCAAATAATCACCCCCTTCCGCCCATGTAATAACAGTGATAATAACAATGACAGTAACATCTGTGACCTTAGGTAGCAcctactgcagtgatggcgaaccttttgagctcagcgtgtcagccttttgaaaaaccctaacttaactctggtgccgtgtcacatatagaaatgttttgatctttgcaaccatagtaaaacaaagacttatatattttttaaatatatttctttattgatttcagagaggaagggagaaggagagagagatagaaacatcaatgatgagagagaatcattgattggctgcctcctgcacacccaccactggggaacgagcccacaacccaggcatgtgccctcggctggaatcgaacccaggacccttcagtcctcaggctgacgctctatccactgagccaagctggccagggcaagacttatatttttgatatttattttatatatttaaatgccatttaacaaagaaaaatcaaccaaaaaaatgagttcgcgtgttacctctgacacgcatgtcgtaggttcgccatcactgacctatgtATGCTGGGCATCATTTTCAGTGCTTGgcatacattaactcatttagtcATCACCATAACCACATGAGGTGCTACTAAAGGTCCTCAATCCTTACCCCGAAACTTTGGGGCTTGATGTGTTTTGGAATTCAGAGTTTTACAGATTTTAGAAGATAATATGATGCATGTACCCCCATACAATGCAATACTCCTAACATGGCCTGGGGCAGCATtccctaatccagtggttctcaaccttctggccctttaaatacagttcctcatgttgtgactcaaccataaaactattttcgttgctacttcctaactgtaatgttgctactgttatgaatcgtcatgtaaatatctgatatgcaggatggtcttaggcgacccctgtgaaagggtcgttcgaccgccaaaggggtcgcgacccacaggttgagaaccgctgcggcCTAATCAAACACAACCATTTGTTCAGTGAAGCCCCAAACTGCCCCTTTAAgtgggatttaaaaaagaagagaaaaggaagaactaGCTCATTCAGTTCCGGTCAAGATTCACCCTCACGTGAGCTCAGATCATGGTGTGTTGGCCATCCATGGAGTTAGGGCACAGCTTTCAGCTTGGGGATTTTGGAGTCACAGGCCTCTATCACTATCTCCATTTCACCGACGAgtcaactgaggcacagagaggtatgCGTACTCTGTGCTTGACGGCCCTGCTGATGTCCTTCGTAGCCTTTAGCACGATGAGAAATCACGCTGCTGATAGTTTATGCGCTATGATGGATATGCTCAGTGTCCATTCTGCATGAGAACGTATGCTTCCAGAGAGAGCAGGGCTGTGCCTATCCTTGTGTGGAACAATACCTGGCAGTTAATTAGTGCTCCATGATGTGTGCTAAATGCACGAGTAAATGAATAGTGGAATAAAGCAAAACACTTAAAAGATAGTTCTCCTTAAAGTAGGTTGCTTCAGGCTCTACCCCCAGACTCCCCAGGGTCATGTTCTGCTGCTTCTATTTGCTCCAGGATTTTTTGGAGGAAAGATGTAAGAATATCTGCTTTTGTAATGCTCGGTTGAAGCCTGTCTTCTTTAAGAAGTCTTCTGGGATCAACCCAGACAGAAGTCACTCCTCCACCCACATCTCCTATTGCAGTGATCACATGTGAGCTTGGGAAAAGAGCTCGGGATTGAGGGTTGAAGGAACTGGGTCCTTGTCCTGGCTCAGTAGTTCACTACCCTTGTCCCCTTCTGAGGCAGGCCCTGTGCTCAGAAGACCACCCCCTACAAGAAAATGACAGACACAGAAACAACAACATGGGCTACACCAAGGACCCAGACAAGCCTCCTGGACCAAGACAATGAACCAGAACCAGAAAGTTCTGCAACAATTCCTTAGCTAGGAATTGTACCAAGTATCTGTgagaaagaatttattttaagaaatcagAATTCCACTGactcatattcattcattcatttgataaataCTTCTTGAATACCTACCAGGGGCAGCAGACATACTCTCTGCTCTTAAAGAGCTCAAAATCTAGTGGAGGAGAGAAATATATAGATGTAAAATAcattgagacagcatggagggacctggagagtattatgctaagtgaaataagccagtcagagaaaaggtaaatattacatgatctcacttagaagtggactctaatgaacaaaaactgacaaaatagatccagagacatggaagcatggaatagagTGAGGATCCTcagaggggatggggggtgggggagggaagagatcaactaaagaacctgtatgcatatatgcataacccatggacacagacaacagtggggagaaggcctggggaggggacagtagtggggaggagggggccaatggggtaAAAATGGGACATctctaatattttcaataataaagataaattttaaaaatacagtgtggAAAGACCATTAGTTCTTTCCAGATTAATATGCCAACACTTATATGCATGTAGCTTAATTATATGTTGTTTTTATTCCATGTGGTATTTTCTGATACTTccaattgattcttttttttctcatagaGTCCAGAGATTGTTATATATCTCCC
The sequence above is a segment of the Myotis daubentonii chromosome X, mMyoDau2.1, whole genome shotgun sequence genome. Coding sequences within it:
- the TLR7 gene encoding toll-like receptor 7 yields the protein MSTLPSGRRLKMVFPLRTWKRQFLILFNMILISKLGARWFPKTLPCDVSVDTPNAQVIVDCTDKHLTGIPEGIPTNTTNLTLTINHIPDISPASFQRLDQLIEIDFRCNCVPIRLGPKDNICTRKLQVHPGSFSGLAYLKSLYLDGNQLLEIPLGLPSSLQLLSLEANNIFSIHKSNLTELANIEELYLGQNCYYRNPCNVSFFIERDAFQKLLNLKLLSLKDNNVTAVPAVLPSALTKLYLHNNIITQIQEDDFKNLNQLQLLDLSGNCPRCYNVPFPCTPCANNSPLQIHPNAFDGLTELQVLRLHSNSLQTVPQRWFKNLNKLKELDLSQNYLAREIGDAKFLHFLPNLVQLDLSFNFELQVYHEYMKLSDAFSSLKNLKVLHIRGYIFKELKFVDLSPIHNLTNLEVLDLGTNFIKIANLSIFEQFQTLKRIDLSVNKISPSGDASEVGFCSNTRTSVGLHEPRLFEELHYFKYDEDARSCRYKNKEPPFLSFNDECYKYGQALDLSKNSIFFIRSSDFQHLSFLKCLNLSGNSISQTLNGSEFQPLVQLQYLDFSNNRLDLLYSTAFDGLHSLEVLDISSNSHYFQSEGLTHMLNFTKNLKFLKKLMMNDNAISTSTSRTMESESLRTLEFRGNHLDILWRDGDDRYLNFFKNLVNLEELDISANSLSFLPPGVFDGMPPQLKTLLLVKNGLKSFNWGKLQYLKNLETLDLSYNLLKTVPQRLSNCSSSIQKLILHNNLIRYLTKSFLQDAFQLRYLDLSSNKIQIIQKTSFPENVLNKLEMLLLHHNRFLCTCDAVWFVWWINHTEVTIPHLATDVTCVGPGAHKGQSVVSLDLYTCELDLTNLVLFSLSISAALFLMVVMTASHLYFWDVWYSYHFCKAKIKGYQRLISPDSCYDAFIVYDTKDPAVTEWVLDELVARLEDPKEKHFNLCLEERDWLPGQPVLENLTQSIQLSKKTVFVMTDKYAKTENFKIAFYLSHQRLIDEKVDVIILIFLEKPLQKSKFLQLRKRLCGSSVLEWPTNPQAHPYFWQCLKNALATDNHVTYSRVFKETV